ACCGGCGGTTTCTCTGTCCACTCCGCGGGGATCCCGTATTATCAGAACCCCCTTCTCGAACTCCTCCTCGTCCCGGTGATGCTCGCAGGCGCCATGCCCTTCAAACTCTATTACCTGATGTACTCTCACCGGAAGGTCAGCTTCTTCGGGGACCGCCAGGCCGTCGCTCTTCTTGCTTTCACCCTCATCGGATTTCTCGTCCTCACCGCCGACTTCGTCTTCCTGATGGGACGCGATCTCTTCACCGCCCTGCGCGAGGGGATCTTCATGGCGACGGCAGGAATCACGAGCACCGGCTTCCAGAACTCCTCCCTGCACGTCTGGCCGGCGGTGACCACGCTTTTTCTTGTCATGTTCATGTTCATCGGGGGATCGTCGGGTTCGACGGCCGGCGGCCTGAAGATCTCGAAGGTGATCCTGGGGCTGGAGGGGCTTGCCTGGTGGTTCAGGCGGATCTTCGTATCAGGAAAGGCGATTGTCCCCTTCAGGCATGAGGGGAGAACCGTGCAGAAGAACATCGCCGAGATCGAGGTCTCAAAGAATATGCTCGTCATCATCCTCTATTTTGTCAGCGTCTTCTTCTGCACCATCGCCATCCTCCACTTCGATGCCCAGACGACCGTCGACTCCTCGAAGGTGATCTTCGAGGTCGTCTCGGCGTTCTGCAACAACGGCATTTCAACCGGTTTTGTCAATCCTGACATGAGCCTCGGCTCGAAATGGGCGTTTATCTTTCTGATGTGGTTCGGGAGGCTGGAGATCGTCCCGGTCCTCGTCCTGTTTATGGGCCTGATCAAGGGTTTTGACTGAGTCGGGACCAAATATTTTTGCGTTAATATCAATGCACTATATATCGGATGCACGCCCATGAGAGATGACATGAAACAGATCGCCCTCTACGGGAAGGGCGGGATTGGCAAGTCCACCACCTCCGCGAACCTCTCCGCCGCTCTG
Above is a window of Methanofollis tationis DNA encoding:
- a CDS encoding TrkH family potassium uptake protein produces the protein MDRLEYFSIIAPDIGQIFRFMAVVTSLPLAVTVIYGEWEMFVPMALVPLIFLLVGSLLVRVPHPAREARLSIALTAVALIWFSSALIGSVPFIVGLQMPVTDAVFEAMSGWTDTGLTLLTDIEHTPKTLLFWRSFMQWLGGIGIVAFTVALASRSGLIQRGLYRSEGRSEAFMPSVVGTGMAMWRIYIIITLASVGLVLLSGVPLWDAVNLALTAIATGGFSVHSAGIPYYQNPLLELLLVPVMLAGAMPFKLYYLMYSHRKVSFFGDRQAVALLAFTLIGFLVLTADFVFLMGRDLFTALREGIFMATAGITSTGFQNSSLHVWPAVTTLFLVMFMFIGGSSGSTAGGLKISKVILGLEGLAWWFRRIFVSGKAIVPFRHEGRTVQKNIAEIEVSKNMLVIILYFVSVFFCTIAILHFDAQTTVDSSKVIFEVVSAFCNNGISTGFVNPDMSLGSKWAFIFLMWFGRLEIVPVLVLFMGLIKGFD